A genomic stretch from Cydia amplana chromosome 1, ilCydAmpl1.1, whole genome shotgun sequence includes:
- the LOC134650406 gene encoding ATP-binding cassette sub-family G member 1-like gives MSSGMEVGVNRQLGRAHLSHLPQRPPVDLSFQDLTYTVQNGRSSKLILRGITGEFRSGQLTAILGPSGAGKSTLLNILAGYRVIGASGQICTNGESRNLRQFRKLSRYIMQEDLLQPLITVQEAMAIAADLKLGSEVSRKKKRVIVEEIVQLLRLSKARDTVTERLSGGERKRLAIALELLNNPPVVFLDEPTTGLDDVASSTCVSLLKRVARGGRTVVCSLHTPSARLFAEFDHVYVVAGGRCAYQGTSAGVVPFLNELNLICPTTYNPADFVIEVSSGEYGSHMDRMVAAVENGRSQRWRDYAVAASERDDIEQLNAGGVEEHNYTYGSTSKQQFCVLLRRMLLQTFRNRGYLQLRVGLHLFLGFIIGSLFSRMGYDASKTIFNFGFCYACIIAMFYIPMMPVLLAFPTEVQLVKREYFNRWYGLKPYYAALVVSRTPATVAFSLLYLCITYPLTSQPMELDRILMFTSICIVVALISESMGTVISSTLNVVNSVFLGPALSVPLMLLAVYGIGYGDVPAPLFWRMARACSFMRYGIEGLIVAIYGPPRDDLICPDHVDYCEYKNVKYFVKLMGMSGVSFWMDLGVLLLMLCAMNMAGYYLLRQRLSPNYAFRAIKIIGSFIKTKMSISPY, from the exons GTTCTAAGCTTATCCTTCGCGGGATCACCGGCGAGTTCCGCTCGGGGCAGCTGACGGCGATCCTCGGCCCCTCGGGAGCCGGCAAGAGCACGCTGCTCAACATACTAGCTGGATACAG AGTAATAGGCGCTAGCGGGCAGATATGCACGAATGGCGAGTCCCGAAATTTGCGGCAGTTCCGTAAACTGTCTCGATACATCATGCAGGAGGACCTGCTGCAACCCCTCATTACAGTGCAGGAGGCCATGGCCATCGCGGCGGACCTCAAGCTAGGGTCGGAAGTCAGCAGGAAAAAGAAAAGGGTTATT GTAGAAGAAATCGTGCAGTTGTTGCGGCTAAGTAAGGCGCGCGACACGGTGACGGAGCGGCTGTCGGGCGGCGAGCGCAAGCGGCTCGCCATAGCGCTGGAACTGCTCAACAACCCGCCCGTCGTGTTCCTCGACGAACCTACCAC TGGGCTAGACGACGTGGCTTCCTCAACGTGCGTGTCGCTGCTGAAGCGAGTGGCGCGCGGCGGGCGCACCGTGGTGTGCTCCCTGCACACGCCCTCCGCGCGGCTGTTTGCGGAGTTCGACCACGTGTACGTGGTGGCGGGCGGCCGCTGCGCCTACCAGGGCACCTCGGCTGGCGTCGTGCCTTTCCTTAACGAACTCAACCTGATATGCCCAACGACCTATAACCCAGCTGACTTTG TGATAGAAGTGTCAAGCGGCGAATACGGGTCGCACATGGACCGCATGGTGGCTGCGGTGGAGAACGGGCGCAGCCAGCGCTGGCGCGACTACGCCGTCGCGGCCTCGGAGCGTGACGACATCGAGCAGCTCAACGCCGGGGGCGTCGAGGAACACAACTACACGTACGGCAGCACCTCGAAACAGCAGTTCTGTGTACTGCTGAGGCGGATGCTGCTGCAGACTTTCAGAAATAGG GGCTACCTGCAGCTCCGCGTGGGCCTGCACCTGTTCCTGGGCTTCATCATCGGCTCGCTGTTCAGCAGGATGGGCTACGACGCCTCCAAGACCATATTCAACTTCGGCTTCTGCTACGCCTGTATTATCGCCATGTTCTACATTCCTATGATGCCTGTGCTTTTGGCTT TCCCAACAGAAGTCCAGTTGGTGAAGCGGGAGTACTTCAACCGCTGGTACGGGCTGAAGCCGTACTACGCGGCGCTGGTGGTGTCGCGCACGCCGGCCACCGTGGCCTTCAGCCTGCTGTACCTCTGCATCACCTACCCGCTCACCTCGCAGCCCATGGAACTCGACCGCATCCTCATGTTCACCTCTATTTGTATCGTGGTGGCGCTCATCTCCGAGTCTATGGGGACGGTTATATCGTCAACGTTAAATGTGGTT aaCTCGGTGTTCCTGGGTCCAGCATTGAGCGTGCCTCTGATGTTGCTGGCGGTGTACGGCATCGGCTACGGCGACGTGCCGGCGCCGCTGTTCTGGCGGATGGCGCGCGCCTGCTCCTTCATGCGCTACGGGATAGAGGGGCTGATAGTAGCCATCTACGGCCCGCCGCGGGATGACCTCATATGCCCGGACCACGTAGACTACTGCGAGTACAAGAATGTCAA GTACTTCGTTAAGCTGATGGGCATGTCGGGGGTCTCTTTCTGGATGGACTTAGGCGTGCTGTTGCTGATGCTATGCGCCATGAATATGGCCGGCTACTACCTGTTGCGGCAGCGGCTGTCGCCAAACTACGCCTTCCGGGCCATCAAGATCATCGGAAGTTTTATCAAGACGAAGATGAGCATTTCACCCTATTAG
- the LOC134650468 gene encoding putative nuclease HARBI1: MEEKQQRKIQRRAIRDICNPFDMPNEEFRHIYRVRKELALYLCAELDADLKPNHDDGLPAHLKVLTSLHLLADGSYQRGTGQDHGLSIAQSTVSKYLDQFVTAVNRRLKDKWILFPGDEQSRQSIARGFQEAYGVANILGTVDCTQVKIFPPPLPHGVQYLNRKGNHALNVQLIADVNCKILSVNARFPGRVHDSFIFNNSSIKDELRRLHNEHIGEYFLLGDSGYALEPWLMTPVMNAAPNSPEQRFTAWHCRVRNTIERTNGYLKNIFRCLGHDRVLHYSPAKASAIIYACCTLYNIMEHYK; encoded by the exons ATGGAAGAAAAGCAACAAAGGAAAATCCAGCGACGGGCCATAAGGGACATATGCAACCCCTTTGATATGCCCAACGAAGAGTTTCGGCACATATATAGAGTGCGCAAAGAGTTGGCACTCTATTTGTGTGCCGAACTCGACGCCGACCTCAAACCTAACCATGACGATGGATTGCCGGCACATCTTAAA GTTCTAACATCACTGCACCTATTGGCTGACGGTAGTTACCAAAGGGGAACTGGTCAAGACCATGGCTTGTCTATTGCTCAGTCCACTGTCAGCAAGTACCTGGACCAATTTGTTACTGCAGTCAATAGAAG ACTCAAGGACAAATGGATACTCTTCCCAGGAGACGAGCAGTCCCGGCAATCCATCGCCAGAGGTTTTCAGGAGGCATATGGGGTTGCTAACATCTTGGGTACAGTAGACTGCACCCAAGTAAAAATATTTCCACCTCCGTTACCACACGGTGTACAGTATTTAAACAGAAAAGGAAATCATGCACTCAACGTTCAGTTG ATTGCGGACGTTAACTGCAAAATACTGTCGGTGAATGCGAGGTTTCCGGGCCGGGTACATGACTCGTTCATTTTCAATAATTCTTCAATAAAAGACGAGTTACGAAGATTGCATaacgagcatattggagaataCTTTCTTCTGG GTGATTCGGGGTACGCTCTTGAGCCATGGCTCATGACGCCCGTGATGAACGCTGCCCCGAATAGTCCGGAACAAAGGTTCACGGCCTGGCACTGCCGCGTGCGAAACACAATAGAAAGAACAAATggatacttaaaaaatatattccgCTGTCTGGGGCACGACCGTGTGCTCCATTATAGCCCGGCTAAGGCTTCGGCTATTATTTATGCTTGCTGTACACTATATAACATAATGGAGCATTACAAGTAA
- the LOC134653814 gene encoding uncharacterized protein LOC134653814: MTFIYVELTMLTSPSLCVFIVLTNMLILCLCFPGKILGPGIPIFKKLEPCNPPTSDIDISVTQRKFNRSTNVFDVSIITPWPLGDAITLELSVSIKKEGGYKPGYYYLKDTFCTIIKTVFNDVFKTFLEAIEVEDCPIPNGTYKVKDFYLDNQEMPKDVLYGEYKTDAKFYRNEVLIGCNVVYMDFEPKD; the protein is encoded by the exons ATGACGTTTATATACGTTGAATTAACCATGTTGACATCACCGTCACTATGTGTTTTCATTGTACTTACAAATATGCTGATATTATGTCTGTGTTTTCCTGGTAAAATATTG GGCCCTGGAATTCCTATATTTAAAAAGTTGGAGCCCTGCAATCCGCCTACATCGGATATTGATATATCAGTGACACAAAGGAAATTCAATCGATCCACTAATGTGTTTGATGTATCCATCATAACTCCGTGGCCACTGGGAGACGCCATCACT TTGGAGTTGTCAGTTTCTATAAAGAAAGAAGGAGGGTACAAACCAGGGTACTACTACTTAAAAGATACATTTTGCACTATCATAAAAACTGTTTTCAACGATGTGTTCAAAACATTTTTAGAGGCCATAGAAGTCGAAGACTGTCCTATACCAAAT GGCACGTACAAAGTTAAGGATTTTTATTTGGACAATCAAGAAATGCCAAAGGATGTCCTTTATGGGGAATATAAGACAGATGCAAAATTTTACAGGAATGAAGTACTTATAGGATGTAATGTGGTGTACATGGATTTCGAACCCAAGGATTAA